In a single window of the Bacillus mycoides genome:
- a CDS encoding DUF368 domain-containing protein yields the protein MEWRNIYRGFCMGVSDLIPGVSGGTIAVVLGIYEQLLAAISGFFSREWKKHLAFLIPLAAGVAAAFLTLSHVIKYLLANHYEPTQFFFLGLIISILPMLMREADAKATFKGSHIALLIIAAILVAITAFFKPDKAADPITTLTILNAIGLFFAGWMASMAMLLPGISGSFILLIIGVYPTAINALTTLNLPLIVVIGAGVMAGFVVSSKGISYLLDRYKSMTFAAIIGLVIGSIVIVFPGIPTGGISIVSSIITFILGFAVVTYFGKK from the coding sequence ATGGAATGGCGTAATATATATCGTGGATTTTGTATGGGCGTTAGTGATTTAATTCCTGGTGTGAGCGGCGGAACAATCGCTGTTGTGTTAGGGATTTATGAACAATTGCTCGCAGCAATTAGCGGATTCTTTAGTCGTGAATGGAAAAAACATTTAGCGTTTTTAATCCCACTTGCAGCTGGTGTAGCGGCGGCTTTTCTAACGTTAAGTCACGTTATTAAATATTTATTAGCAAATCATTATGAACCGACTCAATTTTTCTTCCTCGGTTTAATTATTAGTATATTACCGATGTTAATGAGAGAAGCTGATGCAAAGGCAACGTTTAAAGGTAGTCATATTGCCTTATTAATAATTGCAGCAATTCTTGTTGCAATAACAGCATTCTTTAAACCAGATAAGGCAGCTGATCCGATTACGACGTTAACAATTTTAAATGCAATTGGTTTATTTTTCGCAGGATGGATGGCTAGTATGGCTATGCTTCTTCCTGGAATTAGTGGATCGTTTATTTTATTAATTATTGGTGTGTATCCAACAGCAATTAACGCTTTAACTACACTCAATTTACCGTTAATCGTGGTTATCGGTGCCGGCGTGATGGCCGGATTTGTTGTAAGTAGTAAAGGAATTAGTTATTTGTTAGATCGTTATAAAAGTATGACATTTGCGGCAATTATTGGGCTCGTTATCGGGTCGATTGTCATTGTGTTCCCTGGCATTCCGACTGGTGGCATTTCAATTGTAAGTTCAATTATTACTTTTATTTTAGGATTTGCGGTTGTTACTTATTTCGGTAAGAAATAA
- a CDS encoding NUDIX hydrolase, protein MQRVTNCVLIRDNEVLLLQKPRRNWWVAPGGKMERGETVRDSVVREYREETGIYLKNPALKGVFTFVIQEGDKVVSEWMMFSFLATDFAGENKLESEEGIIGWHTFDKIDDLAMAPGDYHIIDYLIKGNGIIYGTFVYTPDFELLSYRLDPS, encoded by the coding sequence ATGCAAAGAGTGACAAACTGTGTGTTAATTAGAGATAATGAAGTACTCTTACTCCAAAAACCTCGCCGGAATTGGTGGGTTGCACCGGGCGGGAAAATGGAGCGTGGTGAGACAGTAAGAGATTCCGTTGTTCGCGAGTATCGTGAAGAAACAGGTATTTATTTAAAGAATCCAGCATTAAAAGGGGTCTTCACTTTTGTCATCCAAGAAGGTGATAAAGTTGTTTCTGAATGGATGATGTTCTCCTTTTTAGCAACAGATTTTGCAGGAGAAAACAAATTAGAGAGCGAAGAAGGCATCATTGGTTGGCATACATTTGATAAAATTGATGATTTAGCAATGGCACCAGGAGATTATCACATTATTGATTATTTAATTAAAGGGAATGGTATAATCTACGGTACATTTGTATATACCCCAGATTTTGAGTTGCTTTCATATCGATTAGATCCGAGTTAA
- the rapZ gene encoding RNase adapter RapZ produces the protein MTENNDIKMVIITGMSGAGKTVALQSFEDLGYFCVDNLPPMLLPKFIELMADSKGKMNKVALGIDLRGREFFEYLWGALDDLSERTWIIPHILFLDAKDSTLVTRYKETRRSHPLAPTGLPLKGIEAERGLLTDMKARANIVLDTSDLKPKELREKIVHLFSTETEQAFRVNVMSFGFKYGIPIDADLVFDVRFLPNPYYIPHMKPLTGLDEEVSSYVLKFNETHKFLEKLTDLITFMLPHYKREGKSQLVIAIGCTGGQHRSVTLTEYLGKHLKPEYSVHVSHRDVEKRKGH, from the coding sequence ATGACAGAGAATAATGATATAAAAATGGTAATTATTACAGGGATGTCTGGAGCTGGAAAGACGGTAGCGTTACAAAGTTTCGAAGATTTAGGATATTTTTGTGTAGATAATTTACCACCGATGTTATTGCCGAAGTTTATTGAACTTATGGCAGATTCAAAAGGTAAAATGAATAAAGTGGCACTCGGTATTGATTTACGTGGCCGAGAGTTTTTTGAATATTTATGGGGAGCGCTTGATGATTTATCAGAACGTACATGGATTATTCCTCATATTTTATTTTTAGATGCGAAAGATAGCACACTTGTAACTCGTTATAAAGAAACGAGACGTTCGCATCCACTTGCGCCAACTGGCTTGCCGTTAAAGGGAATTGAAGCTGAGCGTGGTCTCTTAACTGATATGAAGGCACGAGCGAATATTGTGCTGGATACATCTGATTTGAAACCGAAAGAATTACGAGAAAAAATTGTTCACTTATTCTCAACAGAAACTGAGCAAGCATTTCGTGTAAATGTTATGTCATTTGGATTTAAGTACGGAATTCCAATTGATGCTGATTTAGTATTTGATGTTCGTTTTTTACCAAATCCATATTATATTCCACATATGAAGCCATTAACAGGACTGGATGAAGAAGTTTCGTCGTATGTGTTGAAATTTAATGAAACACATAAGTTTTTAGAGAAATTGACGGATCTTATCACTTTCATGCTGCCTCATTATAAAAGAGAAGGTAAGAGTCAACTTGTAATTGCGATTGGATGTACAGGTGGGCAACATCGTTCTGTTACGCTTACAGAGTACCTTGGGAAACACTTGAAACCAGAGTATAGCGTTCATGTATCTCATCGTGATGTGGAGAAGAGAAAGGGCCATTAA
- a CDS encoding gluconeogenesis factor YvcK family protein, which yields MKKERKPKIVIMGGGTGLSVLLRGLKQYPVDITAVVTVADDGGSSGRLRDELEIPPPGDIRNVLVALSDVEPLVEALFQHRFTTGDGLKGHALGNLLLAGMTSITGDFYHAITETSKVLNVRGRVLPAANQSAVLHAELEDGEIVTGESKIPHFGKKINRVFLTPEDVEPLCETLTEIKRADLLVFGPGSLYTSILPNLVVNKIGDAVLAAKAKKVYVCNVMTQAGETKGYTAFDHVQALHDHLGKPFIDTAIVNNRDIPRELRKLYEEEMSEPVALDTNRFAEHNIEIIQDRLAKYDDRVVRHDTLKLASILYSLL from the coding sequence ATGAAAAAAGAGAGAAAACCTAAAATTGTTATCATGGGAGGTGGAACTGGACTTTCTGTTTTATTAAGGGGATTAAAACAATATCCTGTTGATATTACAGCAGTTGTAACAGTAGCCGACGATGGAGGCAGTTCAGGTAGACTACGTGATGAGCTAGAAATTCCACCTCCAGGTGATATTCGTAACGTACTTGTTGCGTTATCGGATGTAGAACCATTAGTGGAGGCTTTATTTCAGCACCGTTTTACAACTGGAGACGGACTGAAAGGGCATGCGTTAGGAAATTTACTATTGGCAGGTATGACTTCGATTACAGGAGACTTTTACCACGCGATTACGGAAACGAGTAAAGTATTAAATGTCAGAGGACGTGTATTACCAGCAGCGAATCAAAGTGCGGTACTTCATGCAGAATTAGAAGATGGAGAAATTGTAACAGGTGAATCAAAGATTCCTCATTTCGGGAAGAAGATTAATCGTGTCTTTTTAACTCCAGAAGATGTAGAACCGTTATGTGAAACGTTGACGGAAATTAAACGAGCTGATTTGCTTGTTTTCGGTCCAGGAAGTCTGTACACAAGTATATTACCGAATTTAGTTGTTAACAAAATTGGAGACGCTGTTCTTGCTGCAAAAGCGAAGAAGGTATATGTATGTAATGTTATGACGCAAGCGGGCGAAACGAAGGGTTATACTGCATTTGATCATGTGCAGGCGTTACATGATCATTTAGGTAAACCATTTATCGACACTGCGATTGTAAATAATCGTGATATTCCTCGTGAATTACGTAAGTTATATGAGGAAGAGATGTCGGAACCAGTTGCACTGGATACAAATCGTTTTGCTGAACATAATATCGAAATCATTCAAGATAGATTAGCGAAATATGATGATCGTGTTGTAAGACATGATACATTAAAGTTAGCTTCTATTTTATATTCATTGTTATAA
- the whiA gene encoding DNA-binding protein WhiA, whose product MSFASETKKELTNLEMKECCEKSELSALLRMNGSLSFSNRRLSIDIQTENAAIARRIYTLLKKGYDVTVELLVRKKMRLKKNNVYIVRLVEKSREILADLHIVRDDFSFIRNISQELIEKKCCKRSYLRGAFLAGGSVNNPETSSYHLEIFSLYKEHNDSICELMNGFDLNSKTLERRKGYITYLKEAEKITEFLNIIGAHNALLRFEDIRIVRDMRNSVNRLVNCETANLNKTIGAALRQIENIRYIDETVGLDILPDKLREIAQLRRDYQDVTLKELGEMVSGGKISKSGINHRLRKIDEIAEKLRAGETVAKK is encoded by the coding sequence GTGTCATTTGCATCAGAAACAAAGAAAGAGTTGACCAACCTTGAAATGAAGGAATGCTGCGAGAAATCAGAATTATCGGCGTTGCTTCGAATGAACGGATCGCTTTCTTTTTCAAACCGTCGCCTATCTATCGATATTCAAACGGAAAATGCAGCAATTGCAAGAAGGATTTATACGCTTTTGAAAAAAGGATATGATGTGACGGTAGAATTACTTGTTCGTAAAAAAATGCGATTGAAGAAAAATAATGTATATATCGTGCGGCTTGTTGAGAAGTCTCGCGAAATATTAGCAGATCTTCACATTGTTCGAGATGACTTTTCGTTTATTCGAAATATATCGCAGGAATTAATCGAGAAGAAATGTTGTAAACGATCGTATTTACGCGGTGCATTTTTAGCAGGTGGTTCAGTAAATAACCCAGAAACATCATCTTATCATTTAGAGATCTTTTCGTTATATAAGGAACATAATGATTCTATATGTGAACTGATGAACGGATTTGATTTAAATAGTAAGACGTTGGAAAGAAGAAAAGGGTACATTACGTATTTGAAAGAAGCTGAAAAAATTACAGAGTTTTTAAATATTATAGGTGCTCATAATGCACTTTTAAGATTTGAAGATATTCGAATTGTTCGCGATATGCGTAATTCAGTAAATCGTTTAGTTAACTGCGAAACAGCTAATTTAAATAAAACAATTGGTGCAGCGCTAAGGCAAATTGAGAACATCCGCTATATTGATGAGACGGTTGGGCTTGATATTTTGCCAGATAAATTAAGAGAAATTGCACAGTTACGAAGAGATTATCAAGATGTAACATTGAAAGAGTTAGGTGAGATGGTATCCGGGGGGAAAATTAGTAAATCGGGTATTAATCATCGTTTGCGTAAAATCGATGAAATTGCAGAGAAATTACGCGCGGGGGAAACAGTAGCAAAAAAATAA
- a CDS encoding HPr family phosphocarrier protein, with translation MVQKLVKVALKNGLQARPAALFVQEANRFHADIFIEKDGKTVNAKSIMGIMSLAIGTGSMITITTEGSDAEEALEALTAYVQ, from the coding sequence GTGGTTCAAAAACTGGTTAAAGTGGCATTAAAAAACGGCTTACAAGCACGTCCGGCTGCGTTGTTTGTACAAGAGGCAAATCGCTTTCATGCGGATATCTTCATCGAGAAAGATGGAAAGACAGTGAATGCAAAGAGCATAATGGGGATTATGAGCTTAGCAATCGGAACTGGTAGCATGATTACAATCACAACAGAAGGTTCAGATGCAGAAGAGGCTTTGGAAGCATTAACTGCATATGTACAATAA
- the clpP gene encoding ATP-dependent Clp endopeptidase proteolytic subunit ClpP, translated as MNLIPTVIEQTNRGERAYDIYSRLLKDRIIMLGSAIDDNVANSIVSQLLFLESQDPEKDIHIYINSPGGSITAGMAIYDTMQFIKPQVSTICIGMAASMGAFLLAAGEKGKRFALPNSEVMIHQPLGGAQGQATEIEIAAKRILFLREKLNQILADRTGQPLEVLQRDTDRDNFMTAERALEYGLIDKIFTNR; from the coding sequence ATGAATTTAATTCCTACAGTAATTGAACAAACAAATCGTGGAGAACGCGCTTACGATATTTACTCTCGACTATTAAAGGATCGCATCATTATGCTTGGTAGCGCAATTGATGACAATGTAGCAAACTCAATCGTTTCCCAGCTTTTATTCTTGGAATCTCAAGATCCAGAAAAAGATATTCACATTTACATCAACAGCCCTGGTGGTTCTATCACAGCTGGTATGGCAATTTACGATACAATGCAGTTTATTAAACCACAAGTATCAACAATCTGTATCGGTATGGCTGCATCTATGGGTGCATTCTTACTTGCAGCAGGTGAAAAAGGAAAACGTTTCGCTCTTCCTAACAGTGAAGTAATGATTCACCAACCACTTGGCGGAGCACAAGGTCAAGCGACTGAAATCGAAATCGCTGCAAAACGTATCCTATTCTTACGTGAAAAATTAAACCAAATTCTTGCTGACCGCACAGGTCAACCACTTGAAGTTCTACAACGCGACACAGATCGCGACAACTTCATGACAGCAGAAAGAGCTCTAGAATACGGCTTAATCGATAAGATCTTTACAAATCGTTAA
- a CDS encoding DUF421 domain-containing protein has translation MSHLPEWTLVILRSVFILIILFAITKWLGKRQISQLSFFEYIAGMTIGDIAAQVSTGLDSKFFHGVFAILIFAVVPFFTGILSLKNKTARDFFEGKSTVLIKDGKILEDNLKKEKYTSDELLELLRGKNAFSVADVEFAVLEPSGELNVLLKKDRQPLTAKDISLKVPNEKEPQTVIMDGNVLDEPLSASGHNRAWLHSELEKLGVVIENVFLGQVDSYGQLTIDIYNDKLQMPSPQNKPLLLASLKKCNADLELFSLETKSKSASDMYSKNAKQIEKILNKVTYLLKE, from the coding sequence ATGTCTCACCTGCCGGAATGGACACTTGTCATTCTTCGCTCTGTATTCATATTAATTATTTTATTCGCTATTACGAAATGGTTAGGAAAAAGACAAATCTCTCAGCTCTCCTTTTTTGAATACATAGCCGGAATGACAATCGGTGACATCGCTGCCCAAGTATCTACAGGGCTTGATTCAAAATTTTTCCACGGCGTCTTTGCGATACTCATTTTCGCTGTGGTACCTTTTTTCACTGGAATCCTCTCTTTAAAGAACAAAACAGCTCGAGATTTTTTTGAAGGAAAATCTACCGTATTAATAAAAGACGGCAAAATACTTGAAGATAATTTAAAGAAAGAAAAGTATACAAGTGATGAATTACTTGAGCTTCTCAGAGGAAAAAATGCGTTCAGCGTAGCTGATGTTGAATTTGCTGTACTAGAACCGAGCGGTGAATTAAATGTATTATTAAAGAAAGATCGCCAACCACTTACAGCAAAAGATATCAGCCTAAAAGTGCCAAACGAAAAAGAACCGCAAACTGTTATTATGGATGGAAATGTACTAGATGAACCTCTTTCTGCTAGCGGACATAATCGCGCTTGGTTACATTCTGAGCTAGAAAAACTCGGTGTTGTCATTGAAAATGTCTTTCTTGGTCAAGTTGATTCATACGGACAACTTACTATCGACATCTATAATGATAAACTCCAAATGCCTTCTCCTCAAAACAAGCCTTTATTATTAGCATCCTTAAAGAAATGCAATGCTGATCTTGAATTATTCTCTTTAGAAACGAAATCAAAATCAGCGAGTGATATGTATAGTAAAAACGCAAAACAAATCGAGAAAATCTTAAATAAAGTAACCTATCTGTTAAAAGAATAA
- a CDS encoding DUF1657 domain-containing protein, with product MTVIASVKTCLASVRGAQASLSSLSLNSQDAESKRVFHECMLEMDSIITDLQNRVSVLEREEPQYKGF from the coding sequence ATGACAGTTATCGCTAGCGTTAAAACCTGCCTTGCCAGTGTAAGGGGCGCTCAAGCAAGTTTAAGCTCCCTTTCACTAAATTCACAGGACGCGGAATCAAAACGTGTATTTCATGAATGTATGTTAGAAATGGACAGCATCATCACCGATTTACAGAATAGAGTTTCAGTATTAGAACGTGAAGAACCTCAATATAAAGGGTTTTAA
- the spoVAE gene encoding stage V sporulation protein AE yields the protein MIFFWAFVIGGLICVIGQLMFDVGKLTPAHTMATLVVAGAILDGFNLYEPLIDFAGAGATVPITSFGNALVHGAMEEAAKHGIVGVITGMFKVTSAGVSAAIIFGFIGALLFKPKG from the coding sequence ATGATTTTTTTCTGGGCTTTCGTCATTGGTGGACTCATATGCGTAATCGGACAGCTTATGTTTGATGTCGGCAAACTAACCCCCGCTCATACGATGGCAACACTCGTTGTTGCTGGAGCTATATTAGATGGATTCAATCTGTATGAACCATTAATAGACTTTGCAGGCGCTGGCGCAACTGTACCTATTACAAGTTTCGGTAATGCCCTCGTTCATGGCGCGATGGAGGAAGCAGCCAAACATGGCATCGTCGGCGTTATTACCGGCATGTTTAAAGTAACGAGTGCTGGTGTATCAGCTGCCATTATTTTCGGCTTCATTGGAGCATTGCTATTCAAACCGAAAGGATAA
- the spoVAD gene encoding stage V sporulation protein AD has translation MLQGHRTWVFENKPVIISTGVVGGPFEANGKIPEDFDTLHEDLWLGQDSYEKAHKILFEEACSRATEKAKLRKDDIQFVLAGDLINQITPTSFACRTLGTPYLGLFGACSTSMEGLALGASIVNAKGAKYLLTGASSHNAAVEKQFRYPTEYGGQKPPTAQWTVTGAGAAILSDTGYGPQVTSATIGRVIDMGLTDPFNMGGAMAPAAVDTIEAHLRERQIDASYYDLIVTGDLGHVGREIAYDLLHKHGTKVKSEQFQDCGIIIYREGQPVIAGGSGPGCSATVVYGHLLNRMKRGEFKKILVVATGALLSPLTFQQEETIPCIAHAVSIEFGGATQ, from the coding sequence ATGTTACAAGGACACCGAACATGGGTATTCGAAAACAAACCAGTTATCATCTCAACAGGTGTAGTCGGTGGCCCATTTGAGGCAAATGGAAAAATTCCTGAAGACTTCGATACCCTGCATGAAGATTTATGGCTCGGACAAGATTCTTACGAAAAGGCGCATAAAATTTTATTTGAAGAAGCTTGTAGCCGCGCTACCGAAAAGGCAAAGCTCCGTAAAGACGATATTCAATTCGTACTCGCAGGGGATTTAATTAACCAAATAACTCCAACGAGCTTTGCATGCCGCACACTCGGAACACCTTATCTCGGTTTATTCGGCGCCTGTTCTACCTCTATGGAAGGCTTAGCACTCGGTGCAAGTATCGTAAATGCAAAAGGTGCAAAGTATTTATTAACTGGGGCATCAAGTCATAACGCTGCGGTAGAAAAACAATTCCGCTATCCAACTGAATATGGTGGTCAAAAACCTCCTACGGCTCAGTGGACAGTGACCGGTGCAGGCGCGGCTATTTTAAGCGACACTGGATATGGTCCACAAGTAACATCGGCCACCATTGGACGAGTTATTGATATGGGACTAACAGATCCTTTTAATATGGGTGGTGCGATGGCCCCAGCTGCTGTCGATACGATTGAAGCTCATTTACGCGAACGACAAATTGACGCCTCTTATTACGACTTAATCGTAACAGGTGACCTTGGACATGTCGGTCGCGAAATCGCTTACGACCTACTACATAAACATGGAACAAAGGTAAAGAGCGAGCAATTTCAAGATTGCGGAATCATCATTTATAGAGAAGGTCAACCTGTCATAGCTGGTGGAAGTGGTCCAGGCTGTTCAGCAACAGTCGTATACGGACATTTATTAAACCGAATGAAAAGAGGAGAATTCAAAAAAATACTTGTCGTTGCGACAGGCGCTTTACTATCTCCACTTACATTCCAACAAGAAGAAACGATTCCGTGTATCGCTCACGCTGTTTCGATTGAATTTGGAGGTGCAACGCAATGA
- the spoVAC gene encoding stage V sporulation protein AC: protein MSSKDKNLTPVQQEYKKFEQQREPKRPVLKNCMKAFFVGGLICLIGQLISTFYITYFDFTERSAGNPTVATLIFISMLLTGFGVYDRLGQFAGAGTAVPVTGFGNSVIAACIEHRTEGFVLGVGGNMFKLAGSVILFGVFSAFVIALIKTILFQWGGL from the coding sequence ATGTCTAGTAAAGATAAAAATTTAACACCTGTGCAACAAGAATATAAAAAATTCGAACAACAGCGCGAACCGAAGCGCCCCGTTTTAAAAAATTGTATGAAAGCTTTTTTCGTCGGGGGATTAATTTGTCTAATAGGCCAACTGATTTCCACCTTTTATATTACGTACTTTGATTTCACTGAAAGATCTGCCGGGAACCCTACCGTTGCAACTCTTATTTTTATCTCCATGCTACTGACGGGATTTGGCGTCTACGATCGCCTTGGGCAATTTGCTGGTGCTGGTACCGCCGTTCCCGTTACTGGATTTGGTAACTCTGTTATTGCCGCATGTATTGAACACCGTACAGAAGGATTCGTTCTCGGCGTTGGTGGTAACATGTTTAAACTAGCAGGATCGGTCATCTTATTTGGCGTATTTTCCGCTTTCGTCATCGCTCTTATTAAAACGATTCTCTTTCAATGGGGAGGGCTGTAA
- a CDS encoding YhcN/YlaJ family sporulation lipoprotein: MRKLGIITALFMLLFGSLTGCDNSPLDKKVKKEEAKRADEKKGPKLTKMSTESFNQSISQDAKKKALAMEGIIEATAVNTNLDLYIAVKPEHHERFGLKPLRSKLKKKLSDENPTFDIRVSTDKKIFMLIEELENKIKNKKISKDGIKDQLKLIQSEMGSNI; encoded by the coding sequence ATGCGAAAACTTGGAATCATAACCGCGTTATTTATGCTCCTATTCGGTTCACTTACCGGATGTGATAATAGCCCGTTAGATAAAAAAGTAAAGAAAGAAGAAGCTAAGCGGGCAGATGAGAAAAAGGGCCCTAAATTAACAAAAATGAGTACAGAATCCTTTAATCAATCTATATCGCAAGACGCTAAGAAAAAAGCTCTTGCTATGGAGGGAATTATAGAAGCTACCGCAGTTAATACAAATTTAGATCTTTACATAGCCGTTAAACCTGAACATCACGAAAGATTTGGTTTAAAACCTTTACGAAGTAAATTAAAAAAGAAGCTAAGTGATGAAAACCCTACTTTCGATATTCGTGTAAGTACAGACAAAAAGATTTTTATGCTCATAGAAGAACTTGAAAACAAAATTAAGAACAAGAAAATAAGCAAGGATGGCATTAAAGATCAATTGAAACTCATTCAATCAGAAATGGGATCTAATATTTAA
- a CDS encoding DUF1657 domain-containing protein — MTVITKLKQTVSGLKSAQASLEGFALDTDNQQAKQLFQTAAQQTQTIIDSLNPRVEEVQQEEPQYTQQ, encoded by the coding sequence ATGACTGTAATTACAAAACTAAAGCAAACTGTTTCTGGATTAAAAAGTGCACAAGCTAGCTTAGAGGGATTCGCTCTTGATACGGATAACCAACAAGCAAAGCAACTTTTCCAAACAGCTGCGCAGCAAACACAAACAATTATCGATTCTTTAAACCCGCGTGTTGAAGAAGTCCAGCAAGAAGAACCACAATACACACAGCAATAA
- the rpoN gene encoding RNA polymerase factor sigma-54, with translation MKASLLQEQSLRLAMTQELRQAITMLQYNVQELSEFLYEQSLENPLIELGGFEREKKKSSNTSKSTRKQVENQMEIYSVDSTTIQQHLLNQLQYYKIDEEERKAASFIIMNMDGNGYLQETNEELSELLSAPIDVVDCSVELVQSLEPAGVGARNIQECLSIQLKRLQRRNGLAEEIIDDHFNYFVKKDWRKLVQVLKCTNEELQDAVNCITSLQPKPGLAFSSDKPLYIVPDMAVKKDGDHLVLQMNERNMPRIEIHSEYSALLNNSESEVASYVSEKYQHVQWIMRSLKQRKQTLLQVMNIIMEKQHDFFWGGPEYLKPLALKEVAEELGVHESTISRATRNKYVQTPYGLFEMKSFFSNSISTTEDEAVSTKRVKQFIQTLVGAENKKKPLSDQKISKLLEEEHEIVISRRTVAKYREQMHIPASSLRKTIG, from the coding sequence TTGAAGGCAAGTCTTTTACAAGAACAAAGCTTACGTTTGGCAATGACACAAGAGTTAAGGCAAGCGATTACAATGCTCCAGTATAATGTACAAGAATTATCGGAGTTTTTGTATGAGCAATCGTTAGAGAATCCCCTTATTGAGTTAGGTGGTTTTGAGAGGGAGAAGAAAAAGAGCTCTAACACAAGTAAAAGTACCCGCAAACAAGTCGAGAATCAAATGGAAATCTACAGTGTGGATTCTACAACGATTCAGCAACATTTATTAAATCAACTACAGTATTATAAAATAGATGAAGAAGAGCGAAAAGCAGCTTCTTTCATTATTATGAACATGGATGGAAATGGTTATTTACAAGAAACAAATGAAGAGTTATCAGAGCTTCTTTCTGCGCCAATTGATGTAGTGGACTGTTCCGTGGAGCTTGTTCAATCGTTAGAGCCAGCAGGGGTAGGTGCGCGTAATATTCAGGAATGTCTATCAATCCAATTGAAGCGCTTACAAAGAAGAAATGGGTTAGCGGAAGAAATTATAGATGATCATTTTAATTATTTCGTTAAGAAAGATTGGCGAAAGCTCGTTCAAGTGTTGAAGTGTACCAACGAGGAATTACAGGATGCGGTGAACTGTATTACATCATTGCAGCCGAAACCAGGTCTTGCATTTTCTTCTGATAAACCACTTTATATTGTGCCTGATATGGCGGTAAAAAAAGATGGCGATCATCTCGTTTTACAGATGAATGAGAGAAATATGCCAAGAATTGAAATTCACTCTGAGTATAGTGCGTTACTAAATAATAGTGAAAGTGAAGTGGCTTCTTACGTATCGGAGAAGTATCAGCATGTGCAATGGATTATGCGCAGTTTGAAACAGAGAAAACAAACACTCTTACAAGTGATGAATATTATTATGGAAAAACAGCATGATTTCTTCTGGGGAGGTCCAGAGTATTTAAAACCACTTGCATTAAAAGAGGTGGCGGAAGAGTTAGGTGTGCATGAGTCTACAATTAGTCGTGCAACGCGTAATAAATATGTGCAAACGCCGTACGGTTTATTTGAGATGAAATCATTCTTTAGTAATTCTATTTCTACGACGGAAGATGAGGCGGTTTCTACAAAGCGTGTGAAACAATTCATTCAAACGCTTGTTGGAGCAGAAAATAAGAAAAAGCCACTTTCGGATCAAAAGATTTCAAAATTATTAGAAGAAGAGCATGAAATAGTTATTTCTCGAAGAACGGTTGCGAAGTATAGAGAACAAATGCATATTCCTGCTTCGTCTCTAAGAAAAACAATTGGATAG
- a CDS encoding glutaredoxin family protein, protein MKVVLYTKKDCGLCVKAKQVLKEVQYEYSFQIEEIDIYEDNDLLEKYHLMIPVVEIGGRQVEYGNIHKGVIINYINNAVKS, encoded by the coding sequence ATGAAGGTTGTGCTATATACAAAGAAAGATTGTGGTCTTTGCGTGAAGGCGAAACAAGTTTTAAAAGAAGTACAATATGAATATTCTTTTCAAATTGAGGAAATAGATATATATGAAGATAATGACCTTTTAGAGAAATACCATCTAATGATTCCTGTTGTAGAAATAGGCGGAAGACAAGTAGAATATGGTAACATTCACAAAGGTGTCATAATAAACTATATAAACAATGCAGTTAAGAGTTGA